A DNA window from Patagioenas fasciata isolate bPatFas1 chromosome 1, bPatFas1.hap1, whole genome shotgun sequence contains the following coding sequences:
- the LOC136106390 gene encoding olfactory receptor 5V1-like yields the protein MAAENQTDVTEFILLGFSHGRSFLFVLFLAIYLATLLGNSAILALVSLDPHLHSPMYFLLSHLSCLDICYSSVTVPKVLANALRPQATISRHGCLAQMFFLMACAGAECALLAVMAYDRYAAICQPLHYSRTMSRGVCAAAAAGCWLWGLLDSAVHTVLASRLSFCGPTRLQHIFCDVPPLLRAACSDTRPSEVALRTASIFVGLSPFLLVVISYLRILATILKMPVAASWQKALSTCSAHLLVVTVYFVTANLNYTRPSSGYSPAADTLVSALYCIVTPMLNPLIYSLRNQEVRGALRKVLRGWSFPGSSA from the coding sequence ATGGCAGCTGAGAACCAGACTGACGTGACCGAGTTCATCCTCCTGGGCTTTTCCCATGGCCGGTCCTTCCTCTTTGTGCTTTTCTTGGCCATCTACCTGGCCACGCTGCTGGGGAACTCCGCAATACTCGCCCTTGTGTCCCTGGACCCCCATctccacagccccatgtacttcttgCTCAGTCACCTGTCCTGCTTGGACATCTGCTACTCGTCGGTGACGGTGCCCAAGGTCCTGGCAAACGCCCTGCGCCCGCAGGCGACCATCTCACGGCACGGGTGCCTGGCGCAGATGTTCTTCCTGATGGCGTGCGCGGGGGCCGAGTGCGCGCTCCTGGCCGTCATGGCCTACGACCGCTACGCCGCCATCTGCCAGCCCCTGCACTACAGCCGCACCATGAGCCGCGGCGTCtgcgcggcggccgccgccggctGCTGGCTCTGGGGGCTGCTGGACTCGGCCGTGCACACCGTTCTGGCCTCCCGGCTCTCGTTCTGCGGGCCCACGCGGCTCCAGCACATCTTCTGCGACGTGCCCCCGCTGCTCCGGGCCGCCTGCAGCGACACGCGCCCCAGTGAAGTGGCTCTGCGCACCGCCAGCATCTTCGTGGGCCTCAGCCCCTTCCTGCTCGTCGTCATCTCCTACCTCCGCATCCTGGCCACCATCCTCAAGATGCCCGTGGCCGCCAGCTGGCAGAAGGCCTTGTCCACGTGCTCTGCCCACCTGCTCGTGGTCACTGTGTACTTTGTGACAGCCAACCTGAACTACACCCGGCCCAGCTCCGGCTACTCCCCGGCAGCCGACACGCTGGTCTCCGCACTGTACTGCATCGTCACCCCCAtgctgaaccccctcatctacagcctcCGCAACCAGGAGGTGCGGGGGGCCCTGCGGAAGGTCCTGCGGGGATGGAGCTTCCCTGGCAGCAGCGCATGA